AAGAATACCCTGGAACAGGAGCGGGATTAGCCATATGCAAGAAGATAGTTCAACAGTTTGGTGGCAGAATCTGGGTTGAAAGCCAAGTAGGCAAAGGAACTACCTTCTTTTTCACTCTATTAAAAAATAAAAATCCCCCCTCAGGAGGCAACTAAATATGTTGACAAACACGAACTCACAACACGCGCCACCGGAATACCCCATTCTTTTGGTGGAGGACAACTTGGATGACATTTTGATAACCCAGAGAGCCATGGCAAAAGGCCGAATAAGAAACAAACTCTACATAGTCAACGACGGCGAAGAAGCTCTTGACTTTTTCAACAAACGTGGAAAATACGAAGGCGCGCCTACGCCGACTCTTGTTCTGTTAGATCTGAAAATGCCGAAACTTGATGGTTTCGAGGTGTTGAAAGCGGTAAAAAATGACGAAAACCTCAAGAGCATACCGATAATAGTTTTAACCTCTTCTGAGCGAGACAAAGACATAGACCGTGCCTACAAGCTTGGCGCTAACAGCTACATTATGAAACCTGTGAATTTTGACAACTTTATTGAGACCATACTTTCGATTAAGTATTATTGGCTGACAATTTCCAAGGTGCCTGTATTCTAAAAAAACTCAATTAAATGAAAAATATTAAGAAGAGAAAAAAATTGAAACTCCATATACTGTATGTCGAAGATGAACCGAACGATCAGTTAATTATGAAACATGCCCTAAAAAAACTGCCAATAGACTACGACTTGACAACAGTCAGTACTGGCCGAGAGGGTTTAAACGAGGTTGAGAAGAAAAAATTTGATTTGTTACTGCTTGACTACATGTTGCCCGCAATGAGCGGTATTGAACTCCTTAACGAGCTGCAGAAACGTAAAGTTTACACTCCAATAATTTTTGTCACTAGCAAAGGAAGCGAGAAAGTAGCAGTTGAAGCTATAAAACTCGGGGTAATTGATTATATTGTCAAAGATGAGATCGGTACAAATCGTCTGACTGATAGCATAACCGAAATAATAGGCACACGAACTAAGGCGATTAAGTCTTTTAACAAAAGATTCATCTTCTACTTGGTGTTCGCTGTCGTTTACGGATTGGTTTTTATAAATTATATAGATGTAATTACGGGGGGTTATGAAGGGTACCACCTTTGGCTTGTTATAATGTATTTTTTCCCATTCGCCACCCTAACCATGATATTTCCCCGGAACTTGCAATTAACCCTCGGGTTGGGTCTTTTGGTGTCGCTTATGAACGACGTTTTCTATGGGGTTATTAGGAGCATGATGGGGTTACCGCTTGATTTAGGCTGGTATTACCATAATTGGCTCGTTCCGACAGATACTCTTCTATTCACGTTAAACCTCGGCTTCGCGATTATACCTGTCTATTCATGGATGATGGCGCTCACCATTTACCTTAGAATAATCCTAGTATTCATACTGTTAAGAATGTGGTACATCCCAGCAAAAATCAGATACATAAATCAAGCGCAAATAATAAAAAAGGATAAGAAAGCTACAACAGCAAGCGTGTAAAAATTTCTCAGTAATCTATAGTGTGGGCGAAGGATGCCACGGACCGTGATATCAAGGTTTCAACCAAAATATTGTTTGGTAACCGCGATTTGAAGCGTGGTAAAGCACTGGTTTTCAACATACTAATGAGCTGTTTCCGTGCCAATACACACCTC
This genomic stretch from Candidatus Bathyarchaeota archaeon harbors:
- a CDS encoding response regulator, with product MLTNTNSQHAPPEYPILLVEDNLDDILITQRAMAKGRIRNKLYIVNDGEEALDFFNKRGKYEGAPTPTLVLLDLKMPKLDGFEVLKAVKNDENLKSIPIIVLTSSERDKDIDRAYKLGANSYIMKPVNFDNFIETILSIKYYWLTISKVPVF
- a CDS encoding response regulator; protein product: MKNIKKRKKLKLHILYVEDEPNDQLIMKHALKKLPIDYDLTTVSTGREGLNEVEKKKFDLLLLDYMLPAMSGIELLNELQKRKVYTPIIFVTSKGSEKVAVEAIKLGVIDYIVKDEIGTNRLTDSITEIIGTRTKAIKSFNKRFIFYLVFAVVYGLVFINYIDVITGGYEGYHLWLVIMYFFPFATLTMIFPRNLQLTLGLGLLVSLMNDVFYGVIRSMMGLPLDLGWYYHNWLVPTDTLLFTLNLGFAIIPVYSWMMALTIYLRIILVFILLRMWYIPAKIRYINQAQIIKKDKKATTASV